Proteins encoded by one window of Mesoaciditoga lauensis cd-1655R = DSM 25116:
- a CDS encoding carbohydrate kinase family protein, producing the protein MEKIYVLGNLNVDIIMGYFEKWPSIGSEVTGNFFDFRYAGAAGNSALALKRLGFDVYVISSVGSDEFGERFFLNFRKEGINLSKCEKSKKRTGMSVGISFENKERTFFTFLGALEDMNETFINKEVKEIENSWIVICGFNLIPFFQDKRFLETVKMMKEHKNKILFDPGWPPEGWNDGKRQQAVQLAALSDWFVPNLSEAQAISQKSSLKESIEYFKKQGIQNCVIKLGKNGSQGFTLDRHTLSAVFQVGEIKDTVGAGDLFNAALIKGITLGWDDKMAIKFATFYASLCITKMGKERYLSFEEAYASFLKEV; encoded by the coding sequence ATGGAAAAAATTTACGTACTTGGTAATTTGAACGTGGATATAATCATGGGATATTTCGAAAAATGGCCTTCTATTGGCTCGGAGGTAACAGGCAACTTTTTTGACTTCAGATACGCTGGAGCGGCAGGAAATAGTGCATTGGCTTTGAAAAGACTTGGCTTCGATGTCTATGTCATTTCTTCGGTTGGAAGCGATGAATTTGGAGAGAGATTCTTTTTAAACTTTAGAAAAGAAGGGATAAATCTTTCAAAATGTGAAAAGAGTAAGAAAAGAACAGGAATGTCGGTGGGAATCTCTTTCGAAAATAAAGAAAGAACATTTTTCACCTTTTTGGGAGCTTTAGAAGATATGAATGAAACATTCATAAACAAGGAAGTAAAAGAAATCGAAAATTCCTGGATCGTCATATGTGGTTTTAATCTCATTCCTTTCTTCCAGGACAAACGCTTTTTAGAGACGGTTAAAATGATGAAGGAACATAAAAACAAGATACTCTTCGATCCTGGCTGGCCACCAGAAGGGTGGAACGATGGTAAAAGACAACAGGCAGTTCAATTGGCCGCATTAAGCGATTGGTTTGTTCCAAATCTAAGTGAAGCCCAGGCTATTTCTCAAAAGTCTTCTCTAAAAGAGAGCATCGAATACTTCAAAAAGCAAGGAATTCAAAACTGTGTGATTAAACTTGGCAAAAATGGTTCTCAAGGTTTTACATTGGATAGACATACATTGTCAGCTGTTTTTCAGGTTGGAGAAATTAAAGACACCGTTGGAGCTGGCGATCTATTTAATGCCGCTTTGATAAAAGGTATAACTCTAGGCTGGGACGACAAAATGGCCATAAAATTTGCAACCTTTTACGCGTCGTTGTGCATAACAAAAATGGGAAAAGAACGTTATCTCTCTTTTGAAGAAGCTTACGCCTCTTTTTTAAAAGAGGTTTGA
- a CDS encoding SIS domain-containing protein, whose product MSNFEEEIKEQPGALQRFLNSISSLRKTLLRIASFHPIRIAFFGMGSSLYATIPAVYLLRSAGISANYYDASEALWYIPQKWFDNIDMCVFVSQSGETIEIRKLLDKIRNSKVLKVGITANTKSYVANNCDEVIDIFTGKERALGSTKTHMNSVVASLVLSMFLANSEGQVKHLMKLPSIVNDSILRASSTVEDLFKKIDVNKFNDSVITSRGFLLGEVYQSALTLNEISRVSALAISTGMLKHGPMEIFSERRGITCFVPSSSVRTLLIKFCQSIVSHVDFIWIMSNGALDIELSPHLFKVETNFDLPEYLQGLIFLPYIQILAYRIRKMKNLEDDEFYFIKKVTTEE is encoded by the coding sequence ATGAGCAACTTCGAAGAAGAAATAAAAGAACAACCAGGTGCTTTACAACGATTTTTAAATAGTATATCGTCTCTCAGAAAAACGCTACTCAGAATTGCGAGTTTTCATCCAATAAGGATTGCTTTCTTTGGAATGGGAAGCTCTTTGTATGCCACTATTCCTGCCGTATATCTTCTTCGTTCTGCTGGAATAAGTGCCAATTATTATGACGCTTCTGAGGCTTTATGGTATATACCACAAAAATGGTTTGATAACATTGATATGTGCGTATTTGTATCTCAATCGGGAGAAACCATAGAGATACGAAAACTTCTTGATAAGATAAGAAACTCCAAAGTGTTAAAAGTGGGAATAACGGCAAATACCAAAAGTTATGTTGCTAACAATTGTGATGAGGTTATCGATATTTTTACGGGAAAAGAAAGGGCTCTCGGCTCAACTAAAACCCATATGAATTCCGTAGTGGCTTCTCTTGTTCTCTCCATGTTTTTAGCAAATTCAGAAGGCCAAGTGAAGCATCTTATGAAATTGCCTTCAATTGTAAACGATAGTATTTTGAGGGCTTCTTCAACAGTTGAAGACCTTTTTAAAAAGATCGATGTCAATAAGTTCAACGACTCCGTGATAACTTCAAGAGGATTCTTACTTGGGGAAGTTTATCAATCTGCTTTGACACTTAATGAGATAAGTCGTGTAAGCGCTCTTGCAATATCTACCGGAATGCTAAAACACGGACCTATGGAAATATTTTCCGAAAGAAGGGGAATAACATGTTTCGTTCCAAGTTCATCTGTTAGAACGTTGTTGATCAAATTTTGCCAAAGTATTGTAAGCCATGTCGACTTTATTTGGATAATGTCAAATGGAGCGCTTGATATAGAGTTATCTCCACATCTTTTCAAAGTGGAAACGAATTTTGATTTGCCAGAATATCTCCAAGGTCTGATCTTTTTACCCTATATCCAAATTCTTGCTTACAGAATAAGAAAAATGAAGAATCTTGAAGATGATGAATTTTATTTTATAAAAAAGGTAACCACGGAGGAATGA
- a CDS encoding carbohydrate ABC transporter permease has translation MKRHAHGKLIVAIVLIILAVIFAFPFYWMVITSLEPLKDFMKLPISFFPKHFLFQNYARAVHYIPFFTYFKNSSWIAIMSTLGATLTSSFVAYGFSKIKWPMRDTLFMITLASMMIPFVVLMIPLYIEFKNFGWIGTFKPLWLPWWFGSAWSIFFLRQFYMTIPNELIDAAKVDGASHIQIWFRIMLPLTKPALSVVALFNFIWSWQSFLQPLVFLNDKSMYTLTLGLASFQQRHGGVEWNLLMAAATLATIPILIIFIFMNKYLIEGIHITSGLKG, from the coding sequence ATGAAGCGACATGCACATGGCAAACTCATAGTGGCGATCGTCTTAATAATTCTTGCGGTAATTTTTGCTTTTCCTTTTTATTGGATGGTGATAACCTCTCTTGAGCCTTTGAAAGATTTCATGAAACTTCCAATTTCATTTTTTCCTAAACATTTCCTTTTCCAAAATTACGCTCGCGCAGTTCATTACATTCCATTTTTTACTTACTTTAAAAATTCGAGTTGGATTGCTATTATGAGTACACTAGGTGCAACTTTAACATCTTCTTTTGTTGCATATGGTTTTTCAAAGATCAAATGGCCAATGAGAGACACACTTTTTATGATCACATTGGCAAGTATGATGATTCCTTTTGTGGTGCTTATGATACCTCTATATATAGAGTTTAAGAATTTTGGATGGATAGGAACTTTTAAACCACTCTGGCTTCCGTGGTGGTTTGGAAGTGCATGGAGCATTTTCTTCTTACGGCAGTTCTATATGACGATTCCAAATGAACTGATAGATGCCGCAAAAGTGGATGGGGCTTCTCATATACAAATATGGTTCAGAATAATGCTTCCTTTAACAAAACCTGCTCTTTCGGTGGTTGCTCTGTTCAATTTCATATGGTCGTGGCAATCATTCTTACAGCCTTTGGTTTTTCTCAACGATAAAAGCATGTACACTTTAACACTCGGATTGGCTTCTTTTCAACAAAGACATGGGGGCGTAGAATGGAATCTTTTAATGGCCGCTGCCACGTTGGCAACAATTCCTATTCTGATCATTTTCATATTTATGAATAAGTATCTGATCGAGGGTATACACATAACATCTGGATTGAAGGGGTAA
- a CDS encoding carbohydrate ABC transporter permease, with translation MTIRKRKELMWGIIFVSPWIIGLALFYFYPMATSLYYSFTRYTVIRPPKWIGLMNYKWLLTDNLFWTSVKNTFYFMIIGVPLTQMIALVVAYMFYQVKDNKVLSSLKVFYLFPVLVPGVILAIVWDLMLNSQYGVFNFFLRLLGINGPNWLESTFWSKPSIILVGIWYIGMSMIIYVAALNDVPKELYEVADIDGATWLTKLSKITIPMVSPAVLFNVITGMISIIQLFDLPYILTSGGPSHSSYTWAMQIYDNAFTYMNMGYASASAWLMFIVTLALTILVFVISKKKIYYGGEG, from the coding sequence TTGACTATAAGGAAAAGAAAAGAACTCATGTGGGGAATAATTTTCGTCTCGCCATGGATAATAGGGCTTGCATTATTTTATTTCTACCCAATGGCCACTTCTTTATACTACAGTTTTACAAGATATACCGTCATTCGCCCCCCAAAATGGATAGGTTTAATGAATTACAAATGGCTTTTGACGGACAATCTTTTTTGGACATCCGTTAAAAACACTTTCTACTTCATGATAATAGGTGTTCCTCTTACCCAAATGATTGCTCTTGTGGTGGCTTACATGTTTTATCAAGTAAAAGATAATAAGGTTTTAAGTTCTTTAAAAGTTTTTTATCTTTTTCCAGTTTTAGTACCTGGTGTTATTCTCGCAATAGTATGGGATCTTATGCTAAACAGTCAATATGGAGTTTTCAACTTCTTTCTTCGTCTCCTTGGAATAAATGGTCCTAATTGGTTAGAAAGCACGTTTTGGTCCAAGCCATCTATAATACTAGTTGGAATATGGTACATAGGCATGAGCATGATAATTTACGTTGCAGCACTTAACGATGTCCCAAAGGAGCTTTACGAAGTTGCCGATATAGATGGAGCAACCTGGTTGACAAAACTATCAAAGATAACGATTCCAATGGTTTCTCCAGCGGTTCTTTTTAACGTGATAACCGGCATGATATCGATTATCCAACTTTTCGACTTGCCATACATATTAACCAGCGGCGGCCCATCTCATTCCAGTTACACTTGGGCCATGCAGATATACGATAATGCATTCACGTATATGAACATGGGATACGCTTCTGCTTCAGCATGGTTGATGTTCATAGTCACTTTAGCCCTCACCATATTGGTGTTTGTCATCAGTAAGAAGAAAATTTACTACGGGGGTGAGGGCTAA
- a CDS encoding CehA/McbA family metallohydrolase produces MKRIKVDVSPIERFTTKIFKMRVEKGTTEIRLRLVESSTKAGNELKILIYDACGDFRGWMDKNKDELLLKKNGSSLNGVSGYLPEGEWKILIEFGMITNYFLCEIEEDSRFTPSNEEWFVGELHSHTTKSDGAMSIEELLKEAKDHGLDFIFITDHDVPLLTNERNKNEGSFKVFPGTELTTYKGHALALGISRHVNPTLLHESLEDASNLVKSEGGIFGIAHPFFPPSPYCSGCKWSYNVSPKFIDFLEIWNSGGTGALFPAFNFASLSLWTEFLNDGYRISATSGGDIHRRGDFNDLWLPYHVRTNEIELKQILCSIRSGKSYASRGKFFFEAFYRNRTYQCGDVVKISDGNSFEIHVKTENASKILLMSSKGVVMVDSSFVNKKMELDGIRWINAVALYKNFIVGFSNPIYFDYFEHLDYTNDKKEDCAL; encoded by the coding sequence ATGAAAAGAATAAAGGTAGATGTTTCTCCTATTGAGCGTTTTACAACTAAAATATTTAAAATGAGGGTTGAAAAGGGAACAACTGAAATCCGTCTGCGTTTAGTTGAGAGTTCGACAAAAGCAGGTAATGAATTAAAAATCTTGATTTACGATGCATGCGGAGATTTTAGAGGATGGATGGATAAAAATAAAGACGAACTTCTTTTGAAGAAAAATGGATCTAGTTTGAATGGGGTAAGTGGCTACTTACCAGAAGGTGAGTGGAAAATTTTGATCGAGTTTGGAATGATCACCAACTATTTTCTCTGTGAAATAGAAGAAGATTCCCGTTTTACTCCATCAAACGAAGAATGGTTCGTTGGAGAATTACATTCTCATACAACAAAAAGCGATGGAGCGATGAGCATAGAAGAACTGCTCAAGGAAGCTAAAGACCATGGACTGGATTTCATCTTCATCACAGATCATGATGTACCGCTTCTAACAAACGAAAGAAATAAAAACGAAGGAAGTTTTAAAGTGTTTCCAGGTACGGAGTTAACCACATATAAAGGTCACGCACTTGCTTTGGGAATTAGCAGACACGTGAATCCCACCCTTTTGCATGAGAGCCTTGAGGATGCCTCAAATCTTGTGAAAAGTGAAGGAGGCATTTTTGGAATAGCGCATCCTTTCTTTCCGCCTAGCCCTTATTGTAGTGGATGCAAATGGAGTTACAACGTCTCCCCGAAATTCATAGATTTTCTGGAAATATGGAACAGTGGGGGAACAGGAGCGTTATTTCCAGCGTTTAATTTCGCATCTTTATCGTTGTGGACGGAATTTTTAAACGATGGGTATAGAATTTCGGCGACATCAGGTGGAGATATCCATCGCCGCGGAGATTTCAACGATCTTTGGCTTCCCTATCACGTTAGAACAAACGAAATTGAATTGAAACAGATCCTTTGTTCTATAAGATCCGGTAAAAGTTACGCATCCAGAGGGAAGTTTTTCTTTGAAGCCTTTTACAGGAACAGAACTTATCAGTGTGGAGATGTCGTTAAAATAAGCGATGGCAATTCATTTGAAATACACGTGAAAACAGAAAACGCCAGCAAAATCTTGTTGATGAGTTCAAAGGGAGTGGTGATGGTTGACAGCTCTTTTGTCAACAAAAAAATGGAGCTCGATGGCATCCGCTGGATAAATGCCGTGGCACTTTATAAAAACTTCATCGTGGGATTTTCTAATCCAATATATTTTGACTATTTTGAGCATCTCGATTATACTAACGACAAAAAAGAAGATTGTGCACTTTGA